In a single window of the Scyliorhinus canicula chromosome 1, sScyCan1.1, whole genome shotgun sequence genome:
- the smim12 gene encoding small integral membrane protein 12: MWPLLWAAARTYAPYVTFPVAFVVGAVGYNLEWFIRGDQQQPVEEKSIFELREERKLAEITNKDCTKVLSLKDKLEFAPRAVLNRNRSDKASDS; the protein is encoded by the coding sequence ATGTGGCCTCTTTTGTGGGCTGCCGCCCGTACGTATGCACCCTATGTAACGTTTCCTGTGGCCTTTGTCGTGGGTGCTGTGGGCTACAATTTAGAGTGGTTTATTCGTGGGGACCAACAGCAACCAGTTGAAGAGAAAAGCATTTTTGAATTGCGTGAAGAGAGAAAGCTTGCTGAGATCACAAATAAAGATTGTACCAAAGTGCTAAGCCTAAAGGACAAACTGGAGTTCGCGCCAAGGGCAGTGCTAAACAGAAATCGGTCGGACAAAGCCAGTGATAGCTAG